GGGTACGCTGACGGCGATTAGCTCATAGGGCGTACTCACGCCACTTTGGTGTGCAAAAACTCAAGGACAGAAACGACGATGCGTTATTTGATAGCGGCCGCAGCGCTGACCGCTGCCGCCGCGCTGGGCTGGCCGGCCAGCGCCGCGCCGCCGTCCTGTGCGGCGTTGGGCGGCACGGTCGAGGCCGCCGAGATCTGCCACGTCCACCAGTCCAGCGCCACGTACACGTTGGACATGACCTTCCCGGTGGATTACCCCGACCAACAGGCACTGACCGACTACATCACGCAGAACCGCGACGGCTTCGTCAACGTCGCGCAAGGATCCGGGCGGCGCGACCAGCCCTACCAGATGGAAGCCACCAACGAGCAGCACAGTTCCGGACAGCCGCCCCGCACCCGCAGCGTGGTGCTGAAGTTCTTCCAGGACCTCGGCGGAGCCCGGCCGTCCAACTGGTTCAAGGCGTTCAACTACAACCTCGCGAGCAAGCAGCCCATCACCTTCGACTCGCTGTTCGCGCCCAACACCAACGCGCTGGACACCATCTTCCCGATCGTGCAGCGCGAGCTGGAACACCAGACCGGTCTGGGTGTGGCGATCTCGCCGGGTGCCGGTCACGACCCGACCAACTACCAGAACTTCGCGATCACCGACGACGCGCTGATCTTCTACTTCGCCCAGGGTGAGTTGCTGCCGTCGTTTGCCGGCGCCACCCAGGTCCAGGTGCCCCGCGGCTCGATCCCGCCGCTGGCGATCTAATTGACGTTCACTCTGCGCGTGTGGCGACGAACTGCGAGTAGCTCACGCCCTCACCGCAGAGTCAACGGTTAGGCGGGGTCGAAGGAGTACACCTGGCCGTCGCTGGTGGTGACCACCACCTGCCGGTCCTTGCCCACGGACACGCCCAGCGGAGCTCCGGTGGCCGCGGGAAGCGGATAGCTGTTGATCGTGTGGCCGTCGCCCGGGTCGAACACCAGCAGGGTCATGCCCGCCGCCACTGTGTAGCCGAGCCCGCCCCCGGCCAGAGACGACGTGGTCAGCGGGGTGACGTCCTCGCGTCGCCAGGCCGGGTCGGCATGGTCGTCGCGGTCGCGGAAGGCGGCCAGCCGGGCATCGGGGCCACCGCCGGCGACGATCAGCCCCTGCGGAGTGACCGTGGGCGGCGTCTGGGCTGTAAAGCCAAGCGGCACAGACCATTTCACTTTACCGTCGGCAGCGTGCAGCGCCCAAAGCCGTTGGTCACGACCGTTGACGTAGACGGTGGCTCCGTCGGCGGACAGGACGGGACTGGCAAGCACCCCGGCGCCGACCGCGTCGCTGGTCCAGTCGCGGAACAGCTGACCGCCGCGGTACTTCAGCCCGATCAGCCCCGCTGCCGGCGCCCCCGGCTGCCACACATTGACCACCACCGTGCCGCTCGCCGCCGAGAACGCGGGTGCGGCCGCCACCGGACAGCCCGCGCGCGCCGGCGCGCAGTCGGCCAGCCCGCGGGTCGCATCGGCCGGGTCGACGCCTTCCACCAGATCCAGGGCGGTCCCGACCACGGCGCCGCGGTGGGTGTCGAACACCAGCAGCTGTCCCAGGTGCGTGCTCACCAGGAGATGGCCGTCGCCCAGGAACCGCGGGGTGGTCGGCATCCCGATCACCGGCTCGCGCCAGCGCGTCCACTGAGTCGGCGGAAACGAGATGATGGCCCCGGGCTGCCCGACGTAGAGGTTGTCGAAGCCGTCGAACAGCGGGCCGCCGAAGCCGCCGCCCTGCACCAGCCGGGTGCACCAGCGTTGCCGGCCGTTGCCGATCTCCCACTCCATGAAGGAGCAGCCGCCGGACGTCTGCGCGTTGAGCGCCAGGAAACCGCGCGCCCCGAGGGCGGGCCCGGCCGCCAGGCTGCCCTTGGCCGAACGCGTCCACCGCAGCGCCAGCTTGCCGGCCCCCGCCGTCGGGCTGTAACTGCTGTTGGCCGCGTCGCCGTACTGCGCCGGCCAGCCCTGCGCGGGCGCGGCGTCCACCCAGGAGTCGGTGTTACCGCAACCGCCGAGCGCGAGGGTGAACATGGCCACCAGGACAGCCGTCAGGAGACGTCGCGCGAGCACACGTGAGGGTATCGCGGGCGGACCGGCGGCCGACTCCGCAGCCCGCCGGTCCCGCCGTCGCCGTCCTCGGTAGGCTTCGGCACATGACGAGCATGTGGGGTGCTCCGCTCCATCGCAGGTGGCGCGGGGGGCGGCTCAGAGACCCGCGCCAGGCGAAATTCCTGACGCTGGCGTCGCTGAGGTGGGTACTGCGCAACAAGGCCTACACACCGTGGTACCTGGTGCGCTACTGGCGACTGCTGAAGTTCAAGCTGCAGAATCCGCACATCATCACTCGCGGCATGGTGTTCCTCGGCAAGGGTGTCGAGATCCACTGCACGCCCGAGTTGGCGCAGCTGGAGATCGGCCGCTGGGTGCATATCGGGGACAAGAACACCATCCGGGCGCACGAGGGTTCGCTGCGGTTCGGCGACAAGGTCGTGCTGGGCCGGGACAACGTCATCAATTGCTACCTCGACATCGAGCTCGGCGACTCCGCGCTGATGGCCGACTGGTGTTATCTGTGCGATTTCGACCACCGGATGGACGACATCACGCTTCCGATCAAGGACCAGGGCATCATCAAGTCCCCGGTGCGGATCGGGCCTGACACCTGGATCGGGGTCAAGGTGTCGGTGCTGCGCGGCACGGCCGTCGGCCGGGGTTGCGTGCTGGGGTCGCACGCGGTGGTCCGCGGCGTCATCCCGGACTATTCGATCGCGGTCGGCGCCCCGGCCAAGGTGGTCAAGAACCGCAAACTGTCCTGGGAGACCTCGGCAGCCCAACGCGCCGAACTGGCCGCCGCCCTGGCTGATATCGAGCGCAAGAAGGCCGCTCAGTAACGCAGGCTTGGCTGGCGGACGGCGCGGGTGCGCAGCGCCAGTCTCGACGGTCCACGCGCCGGAATGACGGTCCCCGCGCCGGAATGAAACGGCTTACTCGGGGTGGTCGTCGACCTTGAAGTCGAAGTTGACATCCCCGCCGGCCACGTCGGTGACGGTCACGTTGATGCCGTACTTGGAACTGCCGTCGGTGAGTTGGCAGCGCAGCGTGGCGCCCTGGTAGCCCTTCAAGTTCTCCGGGCAGGTCACCGCATCGGGCCGCTGACCCACCTGCTGGTTCAGCCGGTCGCTGATGATGCGTGCGACCTGGTCCTTGTCGACCGTCTCCACCATGTCGAACTTGACGTCCTTGCCCTCGACGCTGGTGACGGTGACGTTGACGTTGAAGGTCTCGTCCTTCACCTTCATCTCGCAGTTCGTCTGCGCGCCCACCTTGGCCGGCAGGTCGTCCGGACAGCTCACCGAACTCGGCTTGTTGCCGTTGGCGTCGGTCATCTTGGTGATGATCTGGCCGGCGACGTCCTTCTTGCTCACCGTCTTGGGCCCCGACGATCCGACCGAGCACGAGCAGGCCCCGGCGCTGGCCATCAGGCCGACGGCGGCACCCGAAACCAGCAACGTCCGAACGAACCGAGCCATAGCGCCTCCCTGGCGTGTGCAGAACCCTGACATGAGTCGGGGAGATAATTGCACGCCGGAGAAGATCTGCAAAGCAATACGACAAGAAGTGCTCAGGTCAGCGCGTCCGGGTCAGCTGATGTCGCGGTAGCGGCGCAAGGCCTCCGTTCGCTCAGCGGCATGGTCGACGATGGGTGCGGGATAGCCTTCCGGCCGTTTCCCCTTGGACAGATGGACATCGTCGGCGTCGTTCAGTTCCGGGACCCAGCGACGAATGTAATCGCCTGCGGGATCGAACTTTTCGCCCTGCTTCGTCGGGTTGAACACCCGGAAGTAGGGTGCCGCGTCGGTCCCGCAGCCGGCACTCCACTGCCACCCGTGCTGGTTGTTGGCCATGTCGCCGTCCACCAGTTGTTCGAGGAACCAGCGGGCGCCCCACTGCCACGGCAGGTGCAGGTCTTTCACCAGGAACGAGGCGACGATCATGCGCACCCGGTTGTGCATGAACCCGGTCTCGCGCAGTTGACGCATCCCGGCGTCTACGAACGGGTAGCCGGTCTCACCCGCTTTCCAGGCTTCGAACCGGCGCTTCGCCTGCTCGTCGGTGTCGGTCTCGATGGCATCGAAGTCGCGGTTCCAATTCCACCAGACGCTGTGCGGCCAGTGATGCAGGACCGAGGCGTAGAAATCGCGGAATGCCAACTCCCGCAAGTAAGCTGAGTCACCCTGGCGCCGCCGGTTCAGGTCGGCGACCAGGGTTCGCGGGTGGATGGTGCCGAACTTGAGGTGCGCTGACATCCGGCTGGTGCCCGGCAGGTCCGGCCGGTTGCGGTCGTCGGCGTAGCCTTTCACCCGGCTGTCAAGGAATGTCGCCCACTGCGAAAGTGCCGCTGCCTCACCGGCAGCGAGATCCAGGTCGGCTCCGGGGTCGGGGATCTTGGCCGGTTTTCCGCCCTTCACCTTCGACGGGTCGACCCAGCGGGCGGAATCGGCGCCGGTCGCGGCGGGGGAGCGCCAGCCGGTTTCGCGCCACCTGCCGAAGAAGGGTGTGAACACCTTGTACGGGGTGCCGTCGTCCTTGACGACCCGGCCGGGTGAAACCAGGTACGGCGAGCCCGTCGCGACCAGCGGGACCGAACCCAGCTCGTCGCGGACCCGCTCGTCGCGGCGCTTCCCGAACGGCGTGAAGTCCTCGGAGATGTGCACCGACGACGCGTCAATCGACTTGGCCAGAGCAGGAATTCGCTCCTCGGGACGCCCGCGGGTGACCAGCAGTCGGCCGCCCAGATCGTCGTTCAGTTGGCGCAGCGAGTCGCCGAGAAACTGCAGGCGCCGCGGGCCCGAGGAGGCTTCCAGCCGCGGGTCGAGAACGAAGCAGGCCAGTACCTCATCTTTCTCCGATGCTGCCGCAAGCGCGGGATGATCCCCCAGGCGCAGGTCGCGTCGAAACCACAACAGTGCCGGCACTTTCATTCCCCCTTCAGTGTTGAGCCCCCCAGCGTGCGAGCCCGTCAGCGATTGAGCCGCCACACACTCGTCGCCAGGACGGTGGCGAATCCACACCACAGCGGGTAGGGCAGCAACGCCCACCCCTTGCGCGGGTCGGCGTCGACGGCCCGCCGCACCAGATCGGCGCTGCTGATGGTCAGCGCGGCGGCGCCCACCGCAGAGGGGCCCAGCTTGTGGTAGCGGAAGAACAGCCAACTCCAGCCCGCGTTGATGGCCAAATTGGCTCCGAGGGCTGCGATGTAGCCGCGGGCTTCCTCGTCGCGCCCGGCTTCGCGGAATCGGTCGATGGTGTTCGCCGAGGTGATCGCGATATCGGTGTAGAGACTCGTCCAGGCAATGGGGAAGGCGACCTTCGGTGGCTGGAAACTCGGCTTGCGAAGCCGGTCGTACCAGCCGGGGGTGCGGTTCGGGCTGGCTACGCTTCCGGAGGCCGCGGCCGCGGTGACGGCCAAGGCGGTTCCGGCCAGAGTCGACTTACTCATGATGTTTCCCTTCGGTTTTGGCGTGAGTGAGGTCGGCGGGCCACCAGATACGGTCGCCGATGATTGCGAACAGTGCGGGGATCACCAGGGTGCGCACGACGAAGGTGTCCAGCAGGATGCCCAGGCCGACGATGATGCCCAGTTGGGTCATGACGATCAGCGGCAGGACGCCGAGGACGCAAAAGACCGCGGCCAGAACGATTCCCGCGCTGGTGATGACGCCGCCGGTCGCGGACACCGCGCGAACCATGCCGTTCCGCGCGCCATGCTCGGCTGCCTCCTCGCGCGCCCGGGTGACCAGGAAGATCGTGTAGTCCACCCCGAGCGCGGCCAGAAACAGGAACGCGTAGAGCGGGGCGATGTTGTCCAGCGCCGGGAAACCGAACACATGCATGCTCGCCCAGCCGCCCAGGCCCAGCGCGGCCAGTGCTCCCAGAATGGTTGCCGCCAAAAGAGTCGGCGGGGCCAGGGCCGAGCGCAGCAGCGCGTACAGGACGACCAGAATCACCAGCAGAATCGCCGGTATCAACAGAATCCGGTCGTGGACGGCGGCGTCCCGCACGTCGAGCGCCTGGGCGTCCGGGCCGCCGACCAGCGCGTCGGACGTTACCGCCTTCGTCGAATGCCGCAGCGCCGCAACGGTAGTGAACGCCTGCGGCGAGGACGGCGCGGCGTCGGTCACCACCGACCACTTGGTGAGCCCGCTCGCCGAGGTGCCGGACGGGTTGGCCGAGATGACGCCCGCAGTCTCGGTGATCGCCTGTTGCACCTGCGGTGCCTTGTCGGTCGGGGCGATCACTTCGGTCGGATTCGCCAGACCCGCCGGGAAGTGCTGGGCCACGATATCGAACCCGGTCACCGAATCCGCTTTGACGCGAAACTGTTCCGTCTGCGACAGGCCGATGCGGGTACTGAGCAGACCGGTGGCCAGCACGCCCAGCAACACGATGGTGACCGACGCGACCAATGCCGGACGGCGCGATACGGATTCAGCGACGCGGTGCCAGATGCCGGTATCCGTCGCGTCGTGCGTGGTGTCGCCAGGCTGGGGTATGAACGGCCAGAACAACCGCCTTCCGCACACCGCGAGCAGCGGCGGCAGCAGCACCAGTACCGAGACCGCGGCGACCAACAGCCCGCAGGCGGCCAGCGCTCCCAGGCTGCGGGTGCTGGGGGTGGACGCGAAGATCAGGGTGAGCAACGCCAGCACCACGGTCGCGTTGCTGGCCACGATCGCCGGCCCGGCCATCCGGACCGCCCGCCGCAACGCGTCCCGGTGATCCCGGTGGCGCCGAAGTTCTTGCCGGTAGCGCGAAATCAGCAACAACGCGTAGTTGGTGCCCGCACCGAACACCAGCACGCTGGTGATGCCGGATGTGGAACCGTCGAAGTTCAGTCCGGTCAGCGACGCCACCGCGACACCGACGGCGCTGGCCAACCGGTCGGCGAAGCCGATCACGACGAGCGGCACCAGCCACAGCACCGGCGAGCGGTAGGTGGCGATCAGCAGCAGGGCCACCACCGAGGCGGTCACCGCGAGCAGGGTGATGTTGGCGTTGCTGAACGCGTTGGCGATGTCGGCCCCGAATGCCGGTCCGCCGGTGACGTGCGCCGTCATTCCCGCTGGCAAGCCCTGATTCGCGGCGCTGCGCAGCGCCGCCACAGCATCGTTGAGTGGTAGCCCGGACAGTTCGGCGCTGATCGGCACCACCCCGATCGCTGCCTTGCCGTCCGCCGACACCAGCACCGGCGCCGGCGGGTTGCCGGCGTGGATGGTGGTCTGCATCCGGTCGCGGGCGCCCTCGCACGCCTGTTTCAGAGCATCCGGGGCGCCGGCACCGTTGACCACCACGATCAGCGGTACCCGGTCACCACCGGGGAACTGGTTGGACAGCTGCTGCACCTTCGCCGAATCAGAATCGGTAGGCACCGAGAGCGGCGCCTGCCCCGCTGCGGCATTCCCGCCGACCAGTGCCATGAAACCGGCGGCCAACACAAAGAGACCCAGAGCGAGCAGCCAGGAACGGCGTCGGGTCACTGTTGCGGCAAGTCCGTCCCACACTCCTTAAGCATTTCAGTAACTGAAATATTAATCAACTGAAAATACGGCCGAAAACCGATATGCTGCTCATCGGTATGGAATCCGACGAGCCGGCGTGCCAACGGGCCGCCCTGGAATCGCAGATCACTGCAGATCTGCGGGAGTTGTCGTCTGAATCCGACCAGATCGGCCGGATTTTCGCAGTCTCCCACGATGTCCGGCCCACCGACTTTCGCGCCCTACTGCACATCATGGTCGCCGAGACTGCTGGTCAGCCAATGACGTCCGGGGACCTGAGTCATCGGATGGGGCTCTCCGGCGCGGCGATCACCTACCTTGTCGACCGACTGATCGACTCGGGTCACATCCGCAGGGATTCCCATCCCGCTGATCGGCGCAAGGTGATCCTGCGCCATGCCGAGTCGGGCATGACCACCGCGCGGTCATTCTTCACTCCGCTCGGGCAGCACACCCACGATGCGATGGCTGATCTTCCCGACGCCGATCTGGCTGCCGCGCACCGGGTTTTCGATGCGCTGCTGGCCGCGATGCGGCAGTTTCAGACTGAACTCGGCCCCACCGATTCCTGAAGCGGTTGGGGTAAACCGCGTACCGGGGTGACGGTGAACCTGCGCCGGTGCCATCCGGCCAGCGGCTTGGGCGCCCACCAGTTGAGCCGACCGAGCACATGCATGAAAGCGGGGACGAGGATCATGCGGATGACGGTGGCGTCCACCAGGATCGCGATGGTCAATCCGACGGCGAACATCCGCATGAACGACACCCCGGCGGACATGAGGGCGGCGAACGAGATCGACATCAGCAACGCCGCGGCGGTGACGACCCGACCGGTGCGGGCGATCCCCAGCGCGACGCTTTCGTCGTTGTCGGCCTGGGTCTGTGTTGAGGCGAGCCAGTATTCGCGGATGCGGGACAGCAGGAAGACTTCGTAATCCATGGACAGCCCGAATGCGATGCAGAACATCAACACCGGGACGTTCACCGCCAAGGTCCCGGTAGGAGTGGTACCCGCCGCCCCGAGGTGGCCTTCCTGGAAGATCCACACCAACGCACCGAACGTCGCGGTGAGCGAAAGCATGTTGAGCAGCAGGGCCTTTACCGGCAGCACCACGCTGCCGGACAGCAGGAACAACAGCACCAGCATCACGACCGCGATGAAGCCGAACACCAGGGGCAATCGGGAGGTGATTCCGTGCACGCAGTCGCGATTCGTCTGGGCCAGACCGGTGATCAATGCCGCTTTGTCCGCAGGCAGCGTGACCTCATGAACCCGGGCCAGTTGCTCCTCCGATGCCGTCGTGTACAGAGCGGCGGTGCTATCCAATGTGAGAAACGCTGCACCGTCGGCCATTCCGGCCGGCGCCGACGGCGGTCCCTTGGGCTCACCGGCGATGAAGGTGCCGGTCGGCGCGGACACCGAAGAGACATCCGGCAACCGGGACAACTCCGCGGCGTAGGTGTCGACATCCGAGCGGCTCAGTCCCGAGGTGTCGGGAATGACGATCTTGATTCGGGTCGCCGAGTTCGACGGGAACTCGGCACGGATCCGGTCGTTGGCCACCCGCGCCGACGAATCGGCCGGCAGCACGCGATCGTCGGCATACCCCCACTTCACCCCGAGGAAGGGGGTGCCCAGCGCAAGCAGCAGCACGACCAAAATCAGTCCCAGTGGGATCGCTTGTCGGATAACGAATTTCGCCAGCCGATACCAGAAGTTCTGCTCGATCGGACGGGCCGACGGTTGCGGCAGACGAAGCATCCGCCGCCCCACCCGACGGACGTCGAACGCGTCGATCCGGTTGCCCAGCAACATCAGCACGGCCGGCGTCAACGAGACTGCGGCCGCAGCGGCGAAGGCCACCACCGCGATGCCGGCATAGGCGAAGGACTTGAGGAAGTACATCGGGAAGAAAATCATTCCGAGCAGCGCGAGCGCCACCGTCATCGCGGAGAAGAGTACGGTTCGGCCGGCGGTGGCCATGGTGTGCAGCACGGCTTCATCGGGTGGCACTCCCTCGGCCAGTTCATCCCGGTAGCGGCTGATGATCAGCAGCGTGTAGTCGATGGCCAACGCGAATCCCAGTGCGACGCTGACGTTCAGGGCAAAGATCGACACGTCGGTGACCAGTGCGATTCCACGCAGCGCGGCCAGTGAGCCCAGGATCGCGAAGCCGCCGACCGCCACCGGCAGCGCGGCCGCCAGCACACCTCCGAAGACCCACACCAGGGCGATGAAGCTCAGCGGAATGGCGATGACTTCCATTCGGAGCAGGTCGTTTTCGGTCTGTTTGTTGATCTGTGCGTAGACCATTGCCGACCCGCCGGCCTGCACTGTGACGCCGTCGCGGTCGCCGACGAAACGGTCCGCCAAGGTCTGCGCGTTCTTGGCGGCGGTGTTCTCGTCGCCCTTGAGCGTCGCGACGATCATGGCCGTTCTGTCGTCGGCGCTGAGCGTGCCCGGAGTGGGCTGCGGTTGCCAGGGTGAGGCGACCTGGAAGACGAACGGCGATTCGGTGAGTTGCCGGGCCAGGTCGGTGCCCACCAGGTGCCCGGTGCCGGCCTTCACTCCGGCCGGCGAGCTCACCAGCAGGACCAACTCCATGTCACCCTGGTGAAACGTGCCGGTCAGCAGCCCCGAGGCGCGGGCCGACTCGGAGGTGGGGTCTAGGAACCCTCCTCCGGACAGACTGCGGGCAGCCGGGATGCCGAAGACGGCAGCCGCGATCATCACCAGGGCGGCACCGGCGATCACCCGTCGCGGCGCGGCGACGCAGACTCGGGCAAGTTGCGCAAGCATGGTCCGTCCTCGTGATGACGCATCTCGGCCAACCGTTGCAACGGTTAAGATTATTAAACATTAATCTAATGAAGCGACGGCTGCTAGCTGTAACGAGGCGGATGTGCCGCTGGTTCAACGCTATTGCGACAACGATGTTGATGTGTGAATCACTTGCCGAACTTCACCTCCCTTTCCAGAGCTTCAGGATCGGCCACCGTCACCGTCAACGCCGAATGATCCCGAAACCCGATCACCCGGTGGATCTTCGGTTCGAAGTGTATGCACACGCCGGCCTTGGCGTTGGTTCCGAACGTGAGTCCGTCGTCGGCCATCGACAGGCGTGGGCCGACGGCGGTCCACCAGCGGTAGGGACCGGTGACGTGCGCATCGACCACGTCGGAGAGGGGCGCTTCCGCGCGCAACGGCCCGTACCGGGCGACAAATCGGCCGTCGTCGGTCAGTGTGACCCCCTGTTCGCCCGGCCAGCGAAAGGGTAGCCACAACGGCGCCAGGCGTGGGTCGTAGTGGTAGGGGAAGTGTCGGCCCCGCGGCGTGGGTGAGCCCATCGCCCTACCGCACCATGCCCGGTGCCTGACGCCGGGTGGCAAGGGCGTCCTCGATCAGCTGCAGAGCTTCCGGCACGGATCTGACCAGCGGCAGACCGTGATCCCGCACCACGCGAACCAGCGGGCGCAGGGCGACACCGGTGACGATCCTGCAGTAGAGACCGGCAGCCTGGTGCTGGTGGTTGAGGGCAAGAAGTTGCTGGAATCCCTCGATGCCCAGAAAGTCGAGGTGGCTGAGATCGATGATCAAGGGCGTGCGCGCTTTGGTGAAGCGCCGGACTTCCGCTGCGATCTGTCCGGCGTTGGCCGCGTCGACACCGCCGTCAATGCGGACAACGGTCGCCAGACTGCGGGCGTATACGAACATTTGTGCCCCATCGCAATTCACCACATAGCGGTAGCGGGGACGTCGTTGGTCTTGGGAATCTACAGCGTGCATCGGCATGGCCTATCAAGTTGTGGGTGAAACCGATGGAACTCGATGTTCCAGAGCTCCGGGACTGTAGCTGCGGACTCAACTGACACCAGCCTAGACGCATTCCTGGCGTGGCGTCCGCCCAGTGACCAGGGCAACAAGCTTACGGACCTTAAATCAATTAAACATTCAGTAACTTAACAAAATGCTTGATCGCGCGTATGCTGAACGTGCCGAGGCTACTGCCCGGGTGGTGGTTCAGCAGTGACGACGCCGGTCTGAGCACGGGCTCAGTTGTGGGCGCCGAAAATTCGCGACACCATGGGACCGAGAGGGAAAGAGGCGACCTTGTTGAAATCGATTGGCGCAGCGGTGGGGCAGTTCGCTGAAGCGGCCGGCATGGTCGTGGGTTACCGCCACGGCATCGAGGAGCCTGCCCACACCACCGAGAAGCTGACGAAGGATGTGGAGATCCGTCACTATGGTGACCGGATCGCGGCCCAGACCACCGTCTCGGCCGATGAGGAGTCGGCGCGCAACGTCGGATTCCGCCGGCTCGCGGGCTACATCTTCGGCGGGAACAACGACCGCGAAAAGGTCGCGATGACGGCGCCGGTGGCGCAGGAATCCCGCAGCAAAGGTGAATGGGTGATTCAGTTCTTCATGCCGTCGGAAAAGACGATGGACACCCTGCCCGTGCCGAACGCGGGCGACGTCGAGCTCGTGAAGGTGCCACCCGCGACGGTTGCGGTGCACAAGTTCAACGGCATTCCCAGCAAGCGCGCGGTTGCCTCGCACACCAAGCAGCTGATGGACACGCTGGGCGAGTTGGGATTCGAAACGACGGACGCTCCGGCCGCCTGGTTCTACGATCCGCCCTGGACCGTTCCGGCCTTGCGCCGCAACGAAATCGCGGTTCCGGTCAAGCCCAGGAGCGGGGTCTGAGTGTGCTGACTGCCAGGGCCGGAGTCCCATGACGGCGCAGCGCCGCGACATGGCGTCCCGGAAGCTGCGTCATATCGACGTGTGCCGGGACGGGGACGTGACCTATCACGGCGTCACGACGGGCCTGGAGCGCTTCCGGCTGCCTTACAACGGGTTGACACAGACCAACCTGGGCGACGTGGACCTGTCGGCGGAGTTTCTCGGGGTGCCGTTGCGCGCGCCGGTGCTGGTGGGTGCCATGACCGGCGGTGCCGAGTTGTCGGGGACCATCAACCGGAATCTGGCCACCGCCGCGCAGCGTCTGGGTATCGGGATGATGCTCGGCTCCCAGCGGGTGATGCTGGACAGCGCGCTGGGCGAGCGGGCTGTGCCCAGCTTCGCGGTGCGTGACGTGGCCCCCGACGTGTTGCTGGTGGGCAATATCGGCCTGTCGCAATTCTTCAAGGACGCCATCCCGGAGATCAACCGGGCGCTCGACCGGGTCGGGGCGAATGTGCTTGCGGTACATACCAACCCGCTGCAGGAGGCGATGCAGGACAACGGTGACACCGACTTCGCCGGATCTCTGGATCGGCTGCACGACCTGACGCCGATGCTGGATTACCCCGTGCTGCTGAAGGAAGTGGGCCACGGCATCGGCGCTAACGCCGTCGCCGACCTGCTGCGCCTGACCGGAGAACCGCCGGTGGCGGCCATCGATGTCGCGGGGGCCGGCGGCACGTCATGGTCGCGTGTCGAGCAGCTGGTCCGGTACGGCGAACTGCGCTATCCGGACCTGGCCGACTGGGGGATACCCACGGCGCAGGCGCTGCTCGAGGTGCGTTCGGCACTTCCGCGCATTCCGCTGGTGGCCTCCGGTGGGATCCGCACCGGTATGGACGCGGCCAAGGCGCTCGCGCTGGGCGCCGACGTGGTGGCGATCGCCCGCCCGCTGCTGGACCCCGCTATCGAGTCCGCCGATGCGGCAACGGCGTGGCTGCAAGGCTTTATCGACGAACTGCGGATCTGTCTGCACGGTTGCGGCGCGGCCGATCTGCCTTCGCTGCGCAAGCTCGGCGCGCTACCCGTCACCTAGGCGGACGCATGGCGGTGATTCTGGGTTACGGTTCGCCCGCACTGGGTCATCTCTACCCGATGGCCGCGCTGCTGGCGGAGCTGACCGCGCGCGGCCACCAGGTTCACCTGCGAACGATGAGCA
This genomic stretch from Mycobacterium paragordonae harbors:
- a CDS encoding SOUL family heme-binding protein, which encodes MLKSIGAAVGQFAEAAGMVVGYRHGIEEPAHTTEKLTKDVEIRHYGDRIAAQTTVSADEESARNVGFRRLAGYIFGGNNDREKVAMTAPVAQESRSKGEWVIQFFMPSEKTMDTLPVPNAGDVELVKVPPATVAVHKFNGIPSKRAVASHTKQLMDTLGELGFETTDAPAAWFYDPPWTVPALRRNEIAVPVKPRSGV
- a CDS encoding STAS domain-containing protein — protein: MFVYARSLATVVRIDGGVDAANAGQIAAEVRRFTKARTPLIIDLSHLDFLGIEGFQQLLALNHQHQAAGLYCRIVTGVALRPLVRVVRDHGLPLVRSVPEALQLIEDALATRRQAPGMVR
- the fni gene encoding type 2 isopentenyl-diphosphate Delta-isomerase, translating into MTAQRRDMASRKLRHIDVCRDGDVTYHGVTTGLERFRLPYNGLTQTNLGDVDLSAEFLGVPLRAPVLVGAMTGGAELSGTINRNLATAAQRLGIGMMLGSQRVMLDSALGERAVPSFAVRDVAPDVLLVGNIGLSQFFKDAIPEINRALDRVGANVLAVHTNPLQEAMQDNGDTDFAGSLDRLHDLTPMLDYPVLLKEVGHGIGANAVADLLRLTGEPPVAAIDVAGAGGTSWSRVEQLVRYGELRYPDLADWGIPTAQALLEVRSALPRIPLVASGGIRTGMDAAKALALGADVVAIARPLLDPAIESADAATAWLQGFIDELRICLHGCGAADLPSLRKLGALPVT
- a CDS encoding MarR family winged helix-turn-helix transcriptional regulator: MLLIGMESDEPACQRAALESQITADLRELSSESDQIGRIFAVSHDVRPTDFRALLHIMVAETAGQPMTSGDLSHRMGLSGAAITYLVDRLIDSGHIRRDSHPADRRKVILRHAESGMTTARSFFTPLGQHTHDAMADLPDADLAAAHRVFDALLAAMRQFQTELGPTDS
- a CDS encoding MMPL family transporter, with translation MLAQLARVCVAAPRRVIAGAALVMIAAAVFGIPAARSLSGGGFLDPTSESARASGLLTGTFHQGDMELVLLVSSPAGVKAGTGHLVGTDLARQLTESPFVFQVASPWQPQPTPGTLSADDRTAMIVATLKGDENTAAKNAQTLADRFVGDRDGVTVQAGGSAMVYAQINKQTENDLLRMEVIAIPLSFIALVWVFGGVLAAALPVAVGGFAILGSLAALRGIALVTDVSIFALNVSVALGFALAIDYTLLIISRYRDELAEGVPPDEAVLHTMATAGRTVLFSAMTVALALLGMIFFPMYFLKSFAYAGIAVVAFAAAAAVSLTPAVLMLLGNRIDAFDVRRVGRRMLRLPQPSARPIEQNFWYRLAKFVIRQAIPLGLILVVLLLALGTPFLGVKWGYADDRVLPADSSARVANDRIRAEFPSNSATRIKIVIPDTSGLSRSDVDTYAAELSRLPDVSSVSAPTGTFIAGEPKGPPSAPAGMADGAAFLTLDSTAALYTTASEEQLARVHEVTLPADKAALITGLAQTNRDCVHGITSRLPLVFGFIAVVMLVLLFLLSGSVVLPVKALLLNMLSLTATFGALVWIFQEGHLGAAGTTPTGTLAVNVPVLMFCIAFGLSMDYEVFLLSRIREYWLASTQTQADNDESVALGIARTGRVVTAAALLMSISFAALMSAGVSFMRMFAVGLTIAILVDATVIRMILVPAFMHVLGRLNWWAPKPLAGWHRRRFTVTPVRGLPQPLQESVGPSSV